One region of Marivirga arenosa genomic DNA includes:
- the hemN gene encoding oxygen-independent coproporphyrinogen III oxidase has product MEKLSEKYNKAIPRYTSYPTVPHWELKEPESNKWLEEVKEVYFSQSDKSLSLYIHLPFCESLCTYCGCNKRITKNHSVEDVYIESVLKEWNIYVKNFGEKPVIRNIHLGGGTPTFFSAVNLQKLIFTIKDSAIIHPAFAFSFEGHPNNTTYEQLKVLSELGFDRVSYGVQDFNLKVQQAIHRIQPIENVEKVTSWSRELGYGSVNFDLIYGLPFQTLENIKTNIEKIEQFKPERIALYSYAHVPWKSKGQRGYKDEDLPTPSEKLKMYQLAKEELNALGYKSIGMDHFALADDELYLAKEEGYLNRNFMGYTTGQNQLMIGLGCSAISSTGTAFVQNEKTVEKYQDSILNQELPLIIGHYLSHEEMVVSKVINQIICNGVAEFMTSEFTIKLWEDAYEELLEMHADELIEMGIYSFKVTKKGMLFVRNICSLFDPKLKNSINQRQFSQSI; this is encoded by the coding sequence ATGGAGAAACTTAGCGAAAAGTATAATAAAGCAATTCCAAGATATACCAGTTATCCAACAGTTCCGCATTGGGAATTAAAAGAACCTGAATCTAATAAATGGTTAGAAGAGGTGAAAGAAGTTTATTTCAGTCAATCGGATAAAAGTTTAAGTCTTTACATTCACTTGCCCTTCTGCGAGAGCCTTTGTACTTATTGTGGTTGCAATAAACGCATTACCAAAAATCATAGTGTCGAGGATGTATATATCGAATCTGTCTTAAAGGAATGGAATATTTATGTAAAGAATTTTGGAGAGAAGCCCGTGATAAGAAACATCCACTTGGGTGGTGGTACGCCCACTTTTTTCTCAGCTGTGAACCTTCAGAAATTAATTTTTACCATTAAAGATTCTGCCATTATTCACCCTGCCTTTGCTTTTAGCTTTGAAGGCCACCCGAATAATACGACTTACGAGCAATTAAAAGTATTATCAGAACTCGGTTTCGATAGAGTTTCTTATGGAGTGCAGGATTTCAATTTGAAAGTTCAGCAAGCGATTCATAGAATTCAACCTATTGAAAATGTGGAGAAAGTTACGAGCTGGTCAAGAGAACTAGGATATGGCTCTGTCAACTTTGATTTAATATATGGGCTTCCTTTTCAGACCCTTGAAAACATAAAAACCAATATTGAAAAGATTGAACAGTTTAAACCTGAAAGAATTGCTTTATACAGCTATGCACATGTGCCATGGAAAAGTAAAGGGCAAAGAGGTTATAAAGATGAAGATCTCCCAACACCTTCAGAGAAATTAAAAATGTACCAATTAGCCAAGGAAGAATTAAATGCTCTGGGCTATAAAAGTATTGGCATGGATCATTTTGCCTTAGCAGATGATGAACTCTATTTGGCAAAAGAAGAAGGATATCTTAATCGTAATTTTATGGGCTACACTACCGGTCAGAATCAACTCATGATTGGTTTGGGATGCAGTGCTATAAGTTCCACCGGTACTGCTTTTGTACAAAATGAGAAAACAGTAGAGAAATATCAAGACTCTATTTTAAATCAAGAATTACCACTGATAATAGGTCATTATTTATCACATGAAGAAATGGTGGTTAGCAAGGTGATTAATCAAATCATTTGTAATGGGGTTGCTGAATTTATGACTTCTGAATTTACCATAAAACTATGGGAAGATGCGTATGAGGAATTGCTAGAAATGCATGCTGATGAATTGATTGAAATGGGTATTTATAGCTTTAAGGTTACAAAAAAAGGAATGCTCTTTGTTCGAAATATATGCTCTTTATTTGACCCTAAATTGAAAAACAGCATTAATCAGCGGCAATTTAGTCAGAGTATTTGA
- a CDS encoding ABC transporter ATP-binding protein yields MSKLTISQLSKTYPNGVKALDNINIEIHNGMFGLLGPNGAGKSSLMRTLATLQEADTGSALLDDIDILNQPDELRKVLGYLPQEFGVYPRITAEQLLDHMAILKGITNKSERKEMVKYLLDKVNLYDKRKKAIKGFSGGMKQRVGIAQALIGSPKLIIVDEPTAGLDPSERNRFYNLLADVGEKVVVILSTHIVDDVRELCTNMAIMNLGEIVYKGAPQTAIEELSGKVYQKIVSREDLDQYAKEYSIISNKMVGGKPLIHVFSDANPGDGFEQVQPNLEDVFFSKINTSNVLV; encoded by the coding sequence ATGAGTAAACTTACTATCAGCCAGCTTTCAAAAACCTATCCCAATGGTGTGAAAGCATTAGATAACATCAATATTGAAATTCACAATGGCATGTTTGGTTTATTAGGGCCAAATGGTGCTGGCAAATCATCCTTAATGAGAACGCTAGCTACGCTACAGGAAGCGGATACTGGTTCTGCTTTATTAGACGATATAGATATCTTAAACCAACCCGATGAATTGCGAAAAGTATTAGGCTATTTGCCTCAAGAGTTTGGCGTTTATCCTAGAATTACCGCTGAGCAGCTATTAGACCATATGGCTATTTTGAAGGGAATCACCAATAAGTCCGAACGTAAAGAGATGGTAAAATATCTGCTAGACAAGGTGAACCTTTACGATAAAAGAAAAAAAGCAATAAAAGGCTTCTCTGGCGGTATGAAACAAAGAGTAGGAATTGCGCAGGCATTAATTGGAAGTCCTAAATTAATTATAGTGGATGAGCCAACTGCCGGTTTAGATCCTAGTGAAAGAAACCGTTTTTACAATTTGCTAGCTGACGTTGGTGAAAAAGTGGTAGTGATTTTATCTACTCATATTGTGGATGATGTAAGAGAATTATGTACCAATATGGCCATTATGAATCTAGGTGAAATTGTTTATAAGGGAGCTCCTCAGACTGCTATTGAAGAATTATCAGGTAAGGTGTATCAAAAAATTGTTAGTCGTGAAGACTTAGATCAATACGCTAAAGAATATTCTATCATTTCCAATAAGATGGTAGGAGGGAAGCCATTAATTCATGTGTTCAGCGATGCAAATCCTGGTGATGGCTTCGAGCAAGTACAACCAAATCTGGAAGATGTATTCTTCTCGAAAATTAATACCTCTAATGTTTTAGTATAA
- a CDS encoding redoxin domain-containing protein: MKRNFLILILIICITSCKEENKIAVLGKPAPNYEFSNILNSKQSQISINDLKGKPVILEFWATWCGPCIPAMKKLDSLQNVFGDKIEIITISSENQERLEKFIKSSKTSLRVVSDTTHTKIFEYKVIPHSIIIDKDGVVRAITSPEKINKEVIENLITNNKIDLELKDDFYRDPISEVETIKTVANSNYTIELKSYDQEKRGGFRPLKNVEGNINGIEMWNSTIPRIYQTLYNVASPSRMIFKDSLSVDDFPYEKEHQYNFMIQVSDKYQEKWREIGIEFLNENFDTNAKMGIDSLECYVLRDVDKKIKKSQSDSTEFMFMGTILKTKKIKIARLAEYLENFTPIPVLDKTNLNGEYDIVLEWRAEDPKTIHTELKKYGLELARAEEKLPVEIMEIYKKQ; this comes from the coding sequence ATGAAAAGAAACTTTCTAATACTGATTTTAATCATTTGCATAACATCTTGCAAAGAAGAAAATAAAATAGCTGTATTAGGAAAACCAGCACCAAACTACGAATTCAGTAATATTTTAAATAGCAAACAAAGCCAAATATCAATAAACGATTTAAAAGGAAAACCTGTCATTTTGGAATTTTGGGCAACTTGGTGTGGACCTTGCATACCGGCAATGAAAAAATTGGACAGCTTACAAAATGTATTTGGCGATAAAATTGAGATTATTACTATTTCGTCTGAAAATCAAGAGCGTTTAGAAAAGTTTATAAAAAGCTCAAAAACATCATTAAGAGTTGTTTCAGATACAACTCATACTAAAATCTTTGAATACAAAGTCATTCCTCATTCTATTATTATAGATAAGGACGGAGTCGTTAGAGCAATTACAAGTCCAGAAAAAATAAACAAAGAAGTCATTGAAAATCTCATAACCAATAATAAAATCGATTTAGAATTAAAGGATGATTTCTACAGAGACCCAATCTCAGAAGTTGAAACAATAAAAACTGTTGCTAATTCTAATTATACAATCGAACTAAAAAGTTATGACCAAGAAAAAAGAGGTGGATTTAGACCTTTAAAAAATGTCGAGGGTAATATAAATGGCATTGAAATGTGGAATAGTACAATTCCAAGAATTTATCAGACTTTATATAATGTAGCTTCACCAAGTAGAATGATTTTTAAAGACAGTTTAAGTGTAGATGATTTTCCTTACGAAAAAGAACATCAGTATAATTTTATGATTCAGGTTTCAGACAAGTATCAAGAAAAATGGAGGGAAATAGGGATTGAATTTCTAAATGAAAACTTTGATACAAATGCCAAAATGGGAATTGATTCTTTAGAGTGTTATGTTCTAAGAGATGTGGACAAGAAAATTAAAAAGTCCCAATCCGATTCGACCGAATTTATGTTTATGGGTACAATTCTAAAAACCAAGAAAATTAAAATAGCAAGATTGGCAGAGTATTTAGAAAATTTCACACCAATACCTGTTTTAGACAAAACAAACTTAAATGGTGAATATGACATTGTTTTGGAATGGCGGGCTGAAGACCCAAAAACAATACATACTGAATTGAAGAAATATGGACTAGAATTAGCCAGAGCAGAAGAAAAATTACCAGTCGAAATAATGGAAATTTATAAAAAACAATAA
- a CDS encoding group III truncated hemoglobin, which translates to MSKKDISNKEDVQLLVDSFYAKVLKDDIIAYIFTDVAKLNVPEHMPIMYNFWATILLSKGTYVGNPMDKHFALNEKEALKKEHFDRWLKLWFDTVDELFTGSKAEEAKTRASTIGRLMLFKMEEANH; encoded by the coding sequence ATGTCAAAAAAAGATATTAGCAATAAAGAAGATGTGCAACTACTGGTAGATAGCTTTTATGCTAAAGTATTAAAGGATGATATCATTGCTTATATTTTCACTGATGTTGCAAAATTGAATGTACCGGAACATATGCCTATAATGTATAATTTTTGGGCCACTATTTTGTTAAGTAAAGGAACATATGTGGGGAATCCCATGGATAAGCATTTTGCATTAAATGAAAAGGAAGCACTCAAAAAAGAACATTTCGATAGGTGGTTGAAGTTATGGTTTGATACAGTAGATGAGCTTTTTACAGGTTCGAAAGCAGAGGAAGCCAAAACCAGAGCGTCTACTATTGGTCGATTGATGTTGTTTAAAATGGAAGAAGCAAATCATTAA
- a CDS encoding ABC transporter permease/M1 family aminopeptidase, with product MFKHFFTTELKYTFKQPMIYIFTGLIGLLVFFAVVSDNVIIGGAVGNVYRNAPHIIAVYTGVMTIFGLIIATAFFNNAALRDHQNQFNEILFSTPIKKSGYFFGRFFGALILATIPMLGVFIGMLIGSALAPVFGWIEADRFGAFYLSSFINNYFFIILPNMFFAGAIIYAFANIWKNTVISFVGALAVIVAFFISGTLMSDIENESIAAILDIFGIRTYSFMSKYYTPVEKNTLGLQITPILIYNRLLWGGLGLIILLTSYFTFSFKAKSKKVKAEKKQEDSKRTPFVLPKVSINFSSATSWKQFKSFFYINFLSIIKSTTFKILIIFSLLMLISNLSGGFEYFGLQSYPVTYKMLDIISSVSGLFTIIIVVFFSGELIWRDKDNHINEVIDATPHQSFVSLIAKVSSLVMITIVLYVFFVISAVIYQLGTGYTRIELGLYFSDFFVSYLGYYIIYSMVMVLIHALVSNKYIGYFISIILIFALDIILLIADIQSNMVALGETPRIIYSDMNSFGPALISSLWFNFYWISFALICLFLATLMWKRGTQANIKEKLSLIRKGMPNSFKISFFIILAAWFTLSGFVFYNTQVLNEYTTSDERELQAVEYEKTYKKYEDIALPKIAAIDYFIDIFPYQRDVKVKAEVTMINANKVAIDSLHFDCNSSWETEIKIPGAELVFEDEDFDYRIYKLAKPFQPGDTLEAVINTSYITKGFENEVSNSSIVENGTFLNNFQVLPSLGYNEGAEISDNNTRKKYDLPKKERMPELEEDCGPACDKNYLTGGLSDFINVETVISTASDQIAIAPGSLIKEWEEEGRKYFHYKVDHPSMNFYSFISARFEVAREKWNGIDVEIYYDAKHDVNIPKMTAAVKKSLKYYTENFGPYYHKQCRIIEFPRYSTFAQAFPGTMPYSESFGFIVNLEDEDENNVIDAVVAHEIAHQYWAHQVIGAEMQGSTMFSEGFSEYSSLMTMKNESNDPMKMREFLKYDHNRYLRGRSGELEKEMPLYKVENQGYIHYGKGSVILYALQDYIGEENVNKAMRGFLEEYRYKGPPYPTSLDFLEYLEPEVPDSLKYLIDDWFKEITLYDNRMTEASYKKLEEGIYEVNLTVESKKIKADSLGNETEVPINDWIDIGMFADDDESDLLFQRRVKIDQEKMDFTFVVDTIPAKAGIDPRHLLIDRVFKDNIKSVSEELTD from the coding sequence ATGTTTAAACACTTCTTTACAACAGAATTAAAATATACATTTAAGCAACCGATGATTTATATTTTCACCGGGCTTATTGGCTTATTAGTCTTTTTTGCAGTAGTGAGCGACAATGTAATAATTGGCGGTGCGGTAGGAAATGTATATAGAAATGCGCCTCATATTATAGCCGTCTATACCGGAGTGATGACCATTTTTGGGCTTATCATAGCAACTGCTTTTTTTAATAATGCAGCACTAAGAGATCATCAGAATCAATTCAATGAAATCTTGTTCAGTACGCCAATCAAAAAATCTGGCTACTTCTTTGGGAGGTTCTTTGGGGCACTAATTTTGGCTACGATCCCAATGTTGGGTGTATTTATAGGGATGTTAATTGGTTCAGCATTAGCTCCAGTCTTTGGCTGGATAGAAGCAGATCGTTTTGGTGCTTTTTACCTTTCTTCCTTTATCAATAATTACTTTTTTATAATCCTGCCTAATATGTTTTTTGCAGGGGCTATCATTTACGCTTTTGCTAATATTTGGAAGAATACTGTGATCTCTTTCGTAGGTGCACTTGCAGTAATTGTGGCCTTCTTTATTTCAGGGACTTTAATGTCTGATATTGAGAATGAGTCTATAGCTGCCATTCTGGATATTTTTGGTATTAGGACCTATTCTTTCATGTCGAAGTATTATACGCCTGTTGAGAAAAATACCTTAGGGCTACAAATCACTCCTATTTTAATTTATAATCGATTATTATGGGGCGGATTGGGACTTATCATTCTTTTAACTTCTTATTTTACATTTAGCTTTAAAGCAAAAAGTAAAAAAGTTAAAGCTGAGAAAAAGCAGGAAGATTCTAAAAGGACACCTTTTGTATTGCCTAAGGTTAGCATCAATTTTTCTTCCGCTACATCATGGAAACAGTTTAAAAGCTTTTTCTACATTAATTTCCTTAGTATCATAAAAAGTACAACTTTCAAAATCCTAATCATATTCAGCTTATTAATGCTGATATCTAATTTATCAGGAGGGTTTGAATATTTCGGGCTTCAGTCGTATCCGGTTACTTATAAAATGCTTGATATAATTTCGAGCGTTTCAGGTCTCTTTACGATTATTATTGTGGTCTTTTTTAGCGGTGAATTAATCTGGAGAGATAAAGACAACCATATTAATGAGGTGATTGATGCTACACCTCATCAGTCCTTTGTTTCTTTAATTGCAAAAGTGAGCAGTTTAGTGATGATCACGATTGTGCTGTATGTATTTTTCGTAATAAGCGCAGTGATTTATCAGTTGGGTACAGGTTATACCAGAATAGAGCTTGGCCTATACTTCAGTGACTTTTTCGTGAGCTATCTGGGCTATTATATTATCTATAGCATGGTCATGGTACTCATTCATGCCCTAGTAAGTAATAAGTACATTGGATATTTTATTTCCATCATTCTAATATTCGCTTTGGATATTATTTTACTGATAGCGGATATTCAATCCAATATGGTTGCCTTGGGTGAAACCCCTCGAATTATCTATTCTGATATGAATTCCTTTGGACCAGCCTTAATCAGTAGCTTGTGGTTTAATTTCTACTGGATCAGTTTTGCATTGATCTGTTTATTCTTAGCCACCCTCATGTGGAAAAGAGGAACTCAAGCTAATATTAAAGAGAAGTTAAGCTTAATCCGTAAAGGAATGCCGAATTCTTTCAAAATCAGCTTTTTTATAATATTAGCAGCTTGGTTTACCTTATCTGGATTTGTGTTTTACAACACACAGGTTTTAAATGAATATACTACCTCCGATGAGAGAGAATTGCAGGCGGTGGAATATGAAAAGACCTACAAGAAATATGAAGATATAGCATTACCTAAAATTGCTGCTATTGATTACTTCATTGATATTTTTCCATATCAAAGGGATGTAAAAGTGAAAGCGGAAGTAACTATGATTAATGCTAATAAAGTTGCCATTGATTCCCTTCATTTTGATTGTAATTCAAGTTGGGAAACAGAAATTAAAATCCCAGGAGCTGAATTAGTTTTTGAAGATGAGGATTTTGATTATCGTATTTATAAGCTGGCAAAACCTTTTCAACCAGGTGATACGCTTGAAGCAGTGATCAACACATCTTATATCACCAAAGGATTTGAAAATGAAGTCTCTAATTCCTCAATAGTTGAGAATGGCACATTCTTAAATAATTTTCAGGTATTACCATCCTTAGGCTATAATGAAGGGGCTGAAATAAGTGATAATAATACTCGGAAAAAATACGATTTGCCTAAAAAGGAGCGTATGCCTGAGTTGGAAGAGGATTGTGGGCCTGCTTGTGATAAGAATTATTTGACCGGTGGCTTATCTGATTTTATAAATGTTGAAACGGTGATCTCTACCGCTTCTGACCAAATCGCAATTGCACCTGGTTCATTAATTAAAGAGTGGGAAGAGGAAGGAAGAAAATACTTTCATTATAAAGTAGACCATCCTTCTATGAACTTTTATTCTTTTATATCAGCTCGATTTGAAGTAGCAAGAGAGAAATGGAATGGGATTGATGTTGAAATCTATTATGATGCTAAGCATGATGTAAATATTCCTAAAATGACTGCTGCAGTTAAGAAGTCATTGAAATACTATACTGAGAATTTTGGCCCTTATTACCATAAACAGTGTAGGATTATTGAGTTTCCGAGATACTCTACTTTTGCTCAAGCATTTCCAGGAACTATGCCATATTCTGAATCTTTCGGTTTTATTGTAAATCTGGAAGATGAAGATGAGAATAATGTGATTGATGCGGTGGTGGCGCATGAAATTGCGCATCAATATTGGGCACATCAGGTGATAGGTGCTGAAATGCAAGGAAGTACCATGTTTAGTGAAGGCTTTTCAGAATATTCCTCTTTGATGACGATGAAGAATGAATCGAATGATCCGATGAAAATGCGCGAATTTCTTAAATATGATCATAATCGATACTTAAGAGGTAGAAGTGGAGAATTGGAAAAAGAAATGCCTTTATATAAAGTAGAAAATCAAGGCTATATTCATTATGGTAAAGGGAGTGTGATTTTATATGCTTTGCAGGATTATATAGGCGAGGAAAATGTCAACAAAGCAATGCGAGGATTTTTGGAAGAATACCGCTATAAAGGTCCTCCATATCCTACTTCTTTAGATTTCTTAGAATATTTAGAACCTGAGGTTCCTGATTCATTGAAATATTTAATCGATGACTGGTTTAAAGAGATCACTTTATATGACAACCGAATGACTGAAGCCTCTTATAAAAAGTTAGAGGAGGGGATTTATGAGGTAAACCTCACGGTAGAAAGCAAGAAGATCAAAGCAGATAGTTTGGGTAATGAAACTGAAGTTCCAATCAATGATTGGATTGATATCGGAATGTTTGCCGATGATGATGAGTCTGATTTATTATTCCAAAGACGAGTGAAAATCGATCAAGAGAAGATGGATTTCACTTTTGTGGTGGATACTATTCCTGCAAAAGCTGGGATTGATCCTAGACACTTACTAATTGATAGAGTATTCAAGGATAATATCAAAAGTGTAAGTGAGGAATTGACGGATTAA
- a CDS encoding YebC/PmpR family DNA-binding transcriptional regulator — translation MGRAFEYRRAAKEKRWDKMSRLFPRLAKTITMAAKEGGPDPEMNASLRTAIQNAKAQNMPKDNIEAAIKRASGSEAENYVEVTFEGKGPHGVLIFIECATDNNNRTVANIKSYFNKDKVGANLVPNGSLEFMFSRTAVFEFEKTEDMDIEELELELIDAGMEEIEENDGKLYVYGDYTEFGNLSKKLEELNIDVKNASLKRFANDSVEFSEEQMADIEKLIDKIEEDDDVQAVYTNIA, via the coding sequence ATGGGAAGAGCATTTGAATACCGAAGAGCAGCGAAAGAAAAAAGATGGGATAAGATGTCCCGTTTATTTCCAAGACTAGCCAAAACGATTACAATGGCAGCTAAAGAGGGTGGACCTGACCCTGAAATGAATGCGTCATTGCGTACTGCCATTCAAAATGCGAAGGCACAAAACATGCCTAAAGATAATATTGAGGCTGCTATTAAAAGGGCATCGGGTTCTGAAGCAGAGAACTACGTGGAAGTTACTTTCGAAGGAAAAGGACCTCATGGGGTATTGATTTTCATTGAATGTGCCACTGACAATAACAACCGTACGGTAGCGAATATTAAGTCTTATTTCAATAAGGATAAAGTGGGGGCCAATTTAGTTCCTAATGGTTCATTAGAATTCATGTTTTCCAGAACAGCTGTTTTTGAATTTGAAAAAACAGAGGATATGGATATTGAAGAATTAGAGCTGGAACTGATTGATGCCGGAATGGAAGAGATTGAAGAAAATGACGGGAAGTTATACGTTTATGGTGACTACACTGAATTTGGTAACTTATCTAAAAAGCTAGAAGAGCTGAATATAGACGTTAAAAATGCTTCTCTAAAGAGATTTGCCAATGATTCTGTTGAATTTTCAGAAGAACAAATGGCGGATATTGAGAAGCTAATTGATAAAATTGAAGAGGATGATGATGTACAAGCCGTATATACCAATATTGCTTAA